One window of Trichoderma breve strain T069 chromosome 3, whole genome shotgun sequence genomic DNA carries:
- a CDS encoding fungal specific transcription factor domain-containing protein has protein sequence MSESAENVDSARGGLACQNCRRRKRKCDRQVPRCGSCIRRGLDCVMQVIKSIDGQEGAVQSLEKEISNLEAQLSRLQTTAPALHSTPAVLQQQINPTPVPFEASISSIDTREQSIDTVDLDVLREVETVSLYRGELYSLQKMTRRALRLANCDPRGILDLTPKKSLLASYDASIYSKPNGMGDYLDYDIAVYYASKYFSYIHPTFPIVSEAVVQSILNKVTVGSQSNLGDRVMFYLIISIGAILPIESSAAFDTRNSADYFIRAMEVQYSYDESATTAQILLLLAIYSLFDPGTGSSWHLMDLVTQACIVMGYHQLQPEPRGTTAADGDGVKLFQAAYVLDFSISSALGLPMSIQNRDISSDWEACIVKPPDICTSESEGLILVEMFSWAYELCGSFQNDVLTQMATSDVDSRHNIDFLDGSDLYEFCTNALISVGMNISH, from the exons ATGAGCGAATCCGCTGAAAATGTGGACTCTGCGCGAGGTGGCCTCGCATGTCAGAATTGCagacggaggaagagaaag TGCGATCGTCAAGTCCCCCGTTGCGGTTCGTGCATAAGACGGGGTCTGGACTGTGTCATGCAagtcatcaagagcatcgatGGACAAGAAGG AGCTGTTCAAAGTCtcgaaaaagaaatatcGAACCTCGAAGCTCAGCTATCACGGCTACAGACCACTGCACCAGCACTCCATTCAACACCCGCCGTCCTTCAACAGCAGATTAATCCAACCCCGGTGCCATTTgaagcttccatctcatcgaTTGATACTAGGGAGCAATCTATAGACACTGTTGATTTGGATGTTCTCAGAGAAGTTGAGACTGTATCGCTTTACCGTGGCGAACTCTACAGTCTGCAAAAAATGACTCGCAGGGCACTCCGACTAGCAAATTGCGATCCTCGCGGTATACTAGATCTCACTCCGAAGAAGAGCTTATTGGCATCATATGACGCCTCTATTTACTCAAAACCTAACGGCATGGGCGACTATCTGGACTACGATATTGCAGTCTATTATGCCAGCAAATACTTTTCTTATATCCACCCGACATTCCCGATTGTCTCTGAAGCTGTAGTTCAGAGCATACTAAACAAAGTCACGGTCGGCAGCCAGAGTAATCTTGGGGACCGCGTTATGTTCTATCTCATCATTTCTATTGGGGCCATTCTTCCGATAGAGTCGTCAGCCGCCTTTGACACCCGCAACTCGGCCGATTATTTCATACGCGCCATGGAAGTTCAATATTCTTATGACGAATCTGCTACCACAGCGCAgattctcctccttctcgccATTTATTCACTCTTCGACCCCGGCACGGGCAGCTCATGGCACCTAATGGATCTTGTCACGCAAGCTTGCATTGTTATGGGATATCATCAGCTCCAACCTGAACCAAGAGGAACCACAgcggcagatggagatggagtgAAGCTATTTCAGGCAGCTTACGTACTCGACTT CTCTATTAGCTCCGCATTAGGACTGCCAATGAGTATCCAAAACCGAGATATTTCCTCCGACTGGGAGGCATGTATAGTGAAACCTCCGGACATCTGTACATCCGAGTCCGAAGGATTAATCCTAGTGGAGATGTTCAGCTGGGCATATGAGCTCTGCGGCAGCTTCCAGAACGATG TGCTCACGCAGATGGCAACGTCTGACGTCGATTCCCGGCATAACATCGACTTTCTCGATGGCAGTGATCTCTACGAATTCTGCACGAATGCTCTAATATCCGTCGGCATGAATATTTCCCATTGA